CTTAGTTTTGCCAGAAATTGAAGGTAATGTCTATGAAGAGGGCTCTATTAAATATCTATTAACTGATGAACCTGTGATTTCAAAGACATTGAAATCTAAAGATGATACAACTTGGACATTGAGAGCTCACAGACATAAATTACTTGATGTAAAGGCTGGTGTTCTTGCTTTGTACAAAGagcttgaagaaagaatcaatTCTGCTGAACCTTTCGATATATTCATTGTAGGTTCTGCATACGTTGCTATGGTGTACACTTTGATCTCATTGTTTCTAGACATGAGAGTTACGGGTTCGAAATTTTGGATTGCATTGGCTGCCATTATCAATTCAGGCTCGGCATTTTTCATGGCACTATATACTTCTCAAAAGATTTATCACAGACCTGTCACTGCGTTGAGTTTAATCGAAGGCCTTCCATTTGTTATTGTAGTCGTTGGATTTAAAGACAAGATTAAATTGGCCAAGTACGTTGTGGATCAATTCAAGAGATTTGATGTCTCACAAAAAGTTACCACTTACCAAGTTGTCTACGACGCCATGATCCAAGAAGGTGGACGTTTAGTTCAAGACCATTTATTGTGTGTGATTGCATTTGGTGGATGTTCCATCTATGCCTCATCCTTATCTGCtctttcaaacttttgCTTTTTCTGCGGGTTGTTATTAGCTTATGATTTAATCTTAACTTCGTCATTTTTCGCTGCCGTTTTAGCGCTTAAGTTGGAAATTAGCATTATCCACAAAGCTACAACCATCAAGCAAACGTTGGAAGAAGACGGTGTGGTCCCATCTACTGCTGGTATTATTTCCAAGTCagaaactttgaagaagaacagagTTTTAAAGTCATCTTCCTCTCTACTTGTGGGCAAGCTGTTGTTTGTCACTGGTTTCATTGGATTCAATCTTTATAATTTTGGTACTAGATGGACATATGAGACATTTTCATCTTTGTACTCTAAGAGTCACACCAATGAATTGCCTGCTTTTGTTACATCTATTATTGCAAAGGAAAATAGTGAAGCTGttgtttctcttgttcCACCTCAATTCTATGAGCCAGCTAAGACTTATTTCCAAGTTGAAGATGgagttctttctttgatcCGTTATATATCTGTTGCCATCCGTGACAGATTTGTCAGTAAAGTTTTGATTTTCGCTTTGATAATGAGTGCATCAATTAATGTTTACCTATTGAATGCTGCCAGAATCCACACTGAACTAACTGCTAAcgatattcaaaagaaacgtGCCGCAAAATTGGTTCCAAAGCCATATTCCAACCACAATGAAAAACAATCACCATCCTCTAGTGCCAGCAATGAAACTAAGGTTGAAACGGTCACTGAACGTATGCCAGTTGTCGCCAGTATACAACACGAAATTGACACTGAAAGTGATTCTGACAACGGGTCAAGCGAGGTCCGTCCAGTTGAAGAGTTGGTTGATGTCTTGAAGAGTGGTGATGTTAAGTCTCTGTCGAATAGAGAGGTTGTATCATTAGTCGTTGCTAATAAGCTACCTTTGTATGCATTGGAAAAGCAATTGGGTGACACTACACgtgctgttgttgttcgtCGTAAGGCGCTAGCTATTTTGGCTGATGCACCAGTATTGGCTACGGAACGTCTTCCATACAAAAACTACGATTACAACAGAGTGTTTGGTGCATGTTGTGAAAATGTTATTGGTTATATGCCTTTGCCAGTTGGTGTTATTGGACCTTTGATGATTGATGGTGTGTACTACCATATTCCAATGGCTACAACAGAGGGATGTCTTGTTGCTTCTGCAATGAGAGGTTGTAAAGCTATTAACtctggtggtggtgttaCTACTGTATTGACTAAGGATGGTATGACAAGAGGTCCATGTGTTCGTTTCCCATCGTTGAAAAGGGCTGGTGCTTGTAAAATATGGTTAGACTCTGAGGAAGGTCAAAACAAGATAAAGAAGGCCTTCAACTCTACTTCCAGATTTGCTCGTCTACAACATGTTCAAACTGCCTTGGCAGGTGATTTGCTCTTCATTCGTTTCAGAACCACTACCGGTGATGCTATGGGTATGAATATGATTTCCAAGGGTGTTGAATTTTCGTTACACCAAATGGTGGAAGAGTATGGTTGGAAAGACATGGAGATTGTATCTGTTTCCGGTAACTACTGTATGGACAAGAAGCCAGCTGCCATCAATTGGATTGAAGGTCGTGGTAAGAGTGTTGTTGCAGAAGCAAATATTCCTGGTGATGTTGTGAGAAAGGTATTGAAGAGTGACGTTAAGGCATTGGTTGATTTGAACATCTCCAAGAACTTGATTGGTTCTGCTATGGCGGGTTCTATTGGTGGTTTCAATGCACATGCTTCGAATTTGGTTACAGCTGTGTACTTGGCGCTTGGTCAAGATCCTGCACAAAACGTTGAGTCTTCGAACTGTATGACGTTAATGAAGGAAGTTGATGGCGACTTGAGAATTTCTGTTTCGATGCCTTCTATTGAAGTTGGAACAATCGGTGGGGGTACCATTCTTGAACCCCAAAGTGCTATGTTAGATCTTCTTGGAGTGCGTGGGCCACACCCTACTGAGCCAGGTAAGAATGCTCGTCAACTCGCAAAGATTGTTGCCAGTGCGGTGATGGCCGGTGAGTTATCGCTATGTAGTGCATTAGCGGCTGGGCATTTGGTTCAAAGTCATATGGTGCACAACAGAGCTAAGCAACCTGTTGCTactggagctggagctcCAGTTTCGGGTCCAGGCCCTGTCTCCACCCCTGCTATCGCTACAAATGGCAAAGAATTGAGCGCTGAGCAATTGAAAACCTTAAAAGAGGGTTCAGTGATTTGCATCAAATCGTAAAACGTACGGTAGGGTGTTTCCAAACGCGCGCGCGTGCACGCACGCACGCTTGCTCGCTCGAGCGAgccaaaaataaataaaaaaaaatagatctgaaaaagaaagaagaacaagaatttTGGCATTAACTGGGTAGTGGATCTGATACGGTTGAGTAgcgaaagaaagaaaggaaaaaaaaattccaaaagaacGAAGATCCTAGATAGAGAAACAAAACTAAATCAAAcaagatgaaaaaaaaaaattactactactactactattactgGAACAACTTTACCAAAAAATGCCAAGttctaaagaaagaaacgAAGCATAAAAAAGCACACCAAGCAGCGATAGGTTTTCTGGTGGAAACCCAACCCAACACTACTAGGGAAGCGGGGTGAGCGGAGAGCAAGGGAAGAGGGAGAAAGGAAACAGGAAATCCCTGGCAGAACCGATATACTCTCTCTTTCCTGTAATTTGCCTGCCTGTCTGCCTGCCTCCCATTGTGAAcatgttgttgttgttgttgttgttgttgttgggttttttttagattgttttatttcctGTCGTTTTCCTATGTACAATATTGCATTACATTCtctataatatattataatcATTGAGCAAATATAAGCCTGTCTACCGGTTTTCTCGGTCCGGGGAACTGGTTCTGCCGTTACCCATGCCCTTGGCACGGGGCAGAGAGCTGTGGGTGCATTCTTGGTCGAGCCATAGCCTTGGCAAGGGGGGTGGGTCAGCCCTAGCCTAGCTTTAGTCCAAGATTAGCCTTCTTGGGCGTTCCTGTGACCATGCGGCTGCTCGGCAACTCCGCCACTCGGCTAGTCCAAGCCTCGGCTATTGGCAGGACCGGCAAGAACCCCCCCCCCCAGCGAAGGGCCCCTTTAGTTCCCTTCCCTTCCCTTTGCCGCCCTTTTTCAGCCATACGTACCTTCCGCGGACGCATCTTTTTCCTTAATTTCCCTTCCGTGGGACAACAACCAGCCCAAGAATGGGGTTCCTAGATATTCCTAGATCGCTCTTTGTCTCTGTCTGccctattttttttttttttcgccGTTTCGAAACGCAAactcgaaaaaaaaaaaaaaattgctagtttttgttttactcTTTGTTCGCGTAGTTCTCGGCTTTCGGGTTTAGCTACAGAAAACGTAGCTTCTTTCGATATTTCCCAACAGAAAATGTACTGTAATACCAAAAAGAATCAGGGCCGCTAGCGCTCGAGAGAAACGCCTGCGAGGGGTTCTGGCAGAGGTGCTTCAAGCAGTACTGCAAGCAATACCGCAGGCAGCACCGCAGGCAGCACCACCAGTAATTACCTGCCTACCGGCGATTCTGGGAATTCGTCATATTGTGGTTATGTCTACATGTCGAATGGATCATTCCACGAGTCAAGCGTTCGAGCGATCGTATCTTGCATTATGACAAATGCGAGTATGGAACCTAGACCCGAAACAATCGATGCCTTTGAGGTTTCCCCTCCTTTCTCGCTCACTCCCCACCGCGAGCAGATAATTCTCGTTTTCTTTGTGCGGGCGTTTCTGGTTCTGGGTCTGGTTCCCCCTTGGCTCTGCGTTTTCTTGGCAGAGATAACGACACGACGACAGAATGGCTGAacgaaagaagaaagaaaacaggtAGTACAGGCAGAGAGgcaggcaggcaggcagGGCAGGCCCAGGGATCGCTATGTTCGATAGTGCAGTTGTTTTGCCGAGCCTTGCCTTGCCaggctttggctttggctttggctttggctttggctttggctttggctttggctttggctttggctttggctttgcCAGGCCTTGTGATGCAGGGCAAACCCAGGCCCAACGTAGCGACTGCGTAGCACCCTCGAGAGCCCTCTCTCCTTCTGCGGCCCGTCTACGTCTTCCCGTCTGTTCCTCAGAACCCCcacacacaaaaaaaaaaaaaataataccgaaaacgaaacgaaaaacgaaaacacacacacacacacacacccaACCTAAACCTAATTCTGGACCGCCCTATCTCTTTACTAAGCCGGTACGGTGCAACTACGCTCTTCTGGCCATTCTCGCTTCTGGTGTTGCTGGTAACCATTCGTTACTCCCAGCGCCATATTGCAGAATAACGAGGCTTTCCGAGTTTAATTACTTACTACAAACTGTCTATCTAAAATAAAACCCTGCCTATAACACTGCCTATAACCCCTTCCTGCACGTTCTTTCTGTTCAAGCGCAAATCTCAGTTCCTAAGACGCGCCCAATTACATTTCCCATTCCCCATTCCCAGACCTCCCCCTCCTCTTCGGCTTAGTTTAGTATACACCACTACTATtcactactactactactactactactactactgctagCGAAAAATTGAGAGTTtaatattccaaaaaaaaaaattagagtagaagaaaaaaaaaaaaaaacaatgcccaaaaagaaatgaatgGTAGTTCGTGAAAAAGCAGTTACACACCGTCGGTTCTTATAAAATCAGTGACTGAAATGAAAGGGTAGCCGCATGAGACGACAGTTAAGGCGAGGCTTGAGACTTGATACTTGATACTTGAGCATAGGAGAGGATATATATCTGTTATTGAAATTACTAttaccattattattgatattgttggTTGGTGTTTGTAGAAGACAAGTTCCACTATCTAACATAGTTTAACAGTACAAAGGAAACTTGGATAAGGTTGTTTTCGAGCTCGAACAACCATTTACGATTTTGCGCGTATCTATCGATCCATCTGGTTTGTCCGGTGAAAGTAGGAAAATAGAGCACTTTCTGGCGCATCTTCACGCGTAGAATACTGGTTATTTGGTAGGATATGGCAGAAGTCCGGCAGCAGTCGCTCCCACAGACGCAGCAACAGCCGTGCGCCTCAAGTCCGGCATCTGACAGTACTGCTAGTACATGTGGCGGAGGCGGCGGCAGCGGCAGCGGGACCAGCTTCGCACAAATGTCGCTGGTCGACCAGCAGCGACACCACCCACAAGTGTTTTTGCTTGGCATCTCTGCAGACGACCCCAGGCATTTCAAACCCATGTCGAAGGAACGAAAGGCCGATGGGAAAACCAAGAGAAACACGTTCGCGTGCATTACGTGCCATTCGATGAAGCAAAAGTGTAATCCGGGAAACCCAAACGATATCTATAGACACCCTTGTGTTCGGTGTGCAAAGCTGAACAAGCTGTGCCAGTTTGACCTCTCGAAGAGAAGGCgtaagaagaaaaagaagaagaggctCGAAAACGACGGCGACGATGTTAGCGGTATCCGGGCCGACCCGGGTGCCTCGAATATGAAGCTGGCTTCTGATGGGGCTCCGGTCATTGCCCGAACAACTACTGATGTCGGAACAAAGGATATCGCCGAGAAAGATGCAGACCACCACTCGCCTGGTTCCGTGCTTTCTCCGCAGCAGCACAATGGACCGGGAGCAGcatctgctgctgctgctgctgccgccGCCGCCGTTTCCCTAGTAGGCTCGATATCGGCCCCACTGCCATTCCATGGCGCTCAGCAAAATTATCACCATCAGACTGCTACTGCAGGCTCAGACTCAATGGCCGGTGGCTTCGTCCATGGGTACCCCCACACCCGCCATAATGCATATGCCAACATGGACGCCCACAAAACACCCGGTATGGACCATAGTctgaaaatgaaacaaGTGTTCGGCGCCCACTCGTCAACTCTCAATGGCCAGCTTTCTGCACCAGCAGGCTGGCAGTTCGCATCCCCTGTGATAAATCAACGGCAACGATTATTGCCAAAACCCTGGCTGGAAGCGGACCTTAAACGTCTGGAACACAATAGCGCGAATAACggcaataataataccactaataatcataatcataatcataatcaCAATAACAGCCACGTTCAAGCGCACAATCAGTTTCAGCATAATATCGACGTTCCCCACAATTCAATTCACCATCGCGATTCAAACAGCAACGCCCCAATCACCTTAGGCCAACATTTCTCGACTACTAATCATGCACTGGGTGCAGATCAGTACCATAATTCTCAAATCCAAAACAGATACAATAATACCCTCAGCCCAGTGAGCACTGGAAATGGTATCAACGTTCACCCAGACATCAACAACTTGCCTAAGGATCAAACCTTGAAATTTATATCGCCAACTATCCCATCAATCCATGACTACATGGGAGAAAATGGTGAGAATAAATCTCTCGCGCAAGATTTAAGAAATGCCTCTCCAGTTGATTTAAAGTCCCCTGCTTTACCGCTCAAGAGTTCGCAGATTAATGATTACGAACTAGAGATCACCAACTTACTCTCTTGGCAAAAGGGAGCCTTGGAATTGATATCGGAAAAATTGTCGTCTCAGGCTGCCGCATGGGATGATATTGTTCagacttcttcttctgttccATTGTACACAGATCCTTTAGCACTAGGATTGATTTCTGAACAAGACGCTTTATATCATTTGAAACTCTACCGGGAAACAATGTCAAAGAAGTTTCATTTGCCCTTGGTGAAGATTCCTGATGATGTTACCATAGACCAACTAAGGAAAAATCAACCAATTCTTTTCTCCACTATCCTTTCTGTTGTATCACTAATAATCCCAGCGTCTCATAAATCAAAATGTGACAGACTGAAACTAGACAACTTCGCGTTATCATTAATATGCCATCATGGTATGAGATTGGGAAGCAAACGGCCTGAATTGATCCGTTCCTTGTTGGTATTATGCTTATGGTATAACTTTTCAGAGTGGAATAACCAAACAAGAtatcatttcttcaattaTATCTGTTGTTCGGCGATTCGTGAATTCGATTTAAACGGGAACAGTCGGCTAATGGGGATGATGGACTCATCCCAACAAGTACCTGTCTCAGATAAAAGGGAACCGGAACacgatgatgatttctACCGTATGGTACTTGTCATTTACGTTTCAGGCTTAAACATATCCATTTTCTTGAGGCAGCCTATACAGTTACGTTGGTCTCCAAAATTCGATTCTTTCTGTGAAGGACTCCTAAAGGGCCAATACCCATCAAAGGTTTATGGATTTGATAGTGATCAAAtttttgttgtgttttcCAGAATTAACTACTGCCTTGAACTCATTCATACCCATATTCAACTAACTTCAGGCTTAATGGAAAATACTTACATTACATTCGATACAGAAAAGTTCATCGATAAGATGAAAATAACCTTGGATGGTCTAGCCCCACAAATAGCACCTGATAGACATCGTATGTGGACCTTCTTCCATTCCGTTTACGTCTATTTATACGAATCGATTTTAATAGAATTCTTTCAGTCTAGAACTATGGAGGATAAATTTGAGATGACTGAAATACCGAAAGATGTCGAAGATGCGTTTATCAAATGTACGGAAAGGTGTTTGATAACGTTCCAACACTTCTTTGAATTGACCCCACACTTGATTGCGTCCATGCCGTTATTCCATGTTACCAGGATAATATACGTTCTTGGTGTGTTGTTATTAAAGGTTAGATTTGGTGTGATGACAATATCTGCCATCCATCACTTGAAGCCAATGACTGACTCCTGTGGTGATATCGTTCGGAAAATGTGTGAACTTTTGGAGGAGACATCGGCATTATACCCTCATAACACTTTTGTTGTTAAACTAAGGTATATGTGCGCGCTATTCTCTCAAACCTATGCAACCAATCTCAGGAAATACCTAGAAAGACAGAACCGTAATTCggatattgaaagaaataaccTCTTCCAGTCTGGGGATGTTTCGTCATTTTTCGTTGACTCAATGATATTAGAGAATTCAATAAACTCTTTGAATGAACAATTCTGGACTGATATGTTGACGAACTTATTATAGGCATAATACTTGGTCGACTGCTTTGATAAAAGAAGTATTTGTGATTTTTGCCGTTTCTCCGTCTTCCTCTGCctttttgaaatcaattgGTTTCAACATGTTGTGTACTACATATTTCAAGTATAATTCGTATATTTTATCAAGTCTTTCGTGTAGTTCATGGTGCGTTAAATCagaaaatattacaatCCAGAGGTTAGAAGCCGTAAACAATGCATGTATTCTATACTTCCCTGTACTGATTGTTCGAAGTGTATTACCTGGGGCCATTTTCACTGACATGCTTCTTAGTGAGTGAATCATACCGTATATAAGCTTACCTCTAGATTGCTGCGTCTTAGAGTTCACAATGGGTGTAGAATGATTCAATGTATATTCCTTATCAAAGATACAATTACCTAATCAATAATAGTCAAAAAGTAGCAATAGAGGTTAGTAAAAGTCTGTAATAGCATTCGAACGATAGAGTATATTCTAAATGTCCAAACTCCTTTATACGGCTTTCGTTTACACATACAATGTCTATCGAAAATCCAAAGAGAATAAATCATCTTTCTATTCTTGGTTCACTAAGTTTATTACTGGGTTAGATATAATGATGGTTTTGATTGACCCTAGATGGTGTTCTCCTTTATCCAATTTTCTTAGTACGATCCAGTCGTAATGTATTGACCAGGCTTTCATCAAGCAAACCTTTGAAACAGATGTGTGAAATAAGTAAGCTTCAAATAACAGACGACTGAATCACGTGATTggataaaagaaaagaaccGAATAGTTGGCCAAAGGCGTTTTAGACAAGATGGCAGTTACAAGGTTTAGACGCATCTACAGATACTGTGCAGATGAGCATTGTATGTAGTTATACATAGTACTAAAAACTTAGTAAGTCAATTTCCTCAGAGTGATTTTGGGTCGCAGGTTGCTGGTGGTTTCCATTCGATTTTTGGGAATTTGGTGCAGGTTGAAGGTCTCCGAATAGATCTGCGTCGTCGGAATGGGCAACAGGGTTGGatgctgtttctgttttaCCTGTAGTTGATGCTGTGACCGTAGTTTTGAATGGTTCCTTTTTTGCAGATGAGAATAATGATCCGAAAGGATCAGAAGCCTTAGCTGCTTCCGCGATAGCTGGTGTGACAGCTGTTGCTGGTGCATGTGGGTGAGATGGAGTCGCAAAGGAGTTATCGTTTGAGAACACCAGGTCATCCAATCTGTTGGACACTGGGGCAGATGGAGTAGCACTTTGGAACTCTGCAAAATCttcgtcgtcatcgtcatcaatatctgctgctgctgctgctgcctgGCTATTAGTTTGCTGatcttgttttttatttttagcACCCTCATTTTCTTGTATGTCAAGGAGATCGGATGACCCTTCGCTTTGTCTTGGttcatattcttcattAGGGTTGTAGCTAGATTTGCTGTTTCCATTGTCCAAGCCATAAGGTTGTGGTTTCTGGTAACCgtcgtcatcatcgctATCAAAATCGGCACTGACAGAGATTCCCTGGTTTGTTGATCTGGTATAACCCGCACGGGAGTTTACGTTAGCACCCATTCCGGGCACAATACCGCCAGCAACACCTTTGTATTTCTTCATGGTCTCTCTGGCTTTTTTACGTTCTTGTCTAATCATCTCGTCGCTTTCCAACAGCTTGACCAATTGGCTCGCTCTATTTCTAACATTAATCCCTTGATCTCTTCCTTGCGAGTCAATATAATGGAAACTCTCGAGCATTTTAACTAAGTTCAAGTTATTGCGAACATCATCAATAAACCTCTCACTTCCGTGTTTAATTAGGTATTCTAATAACTGAAGGGCCTTGTAGATTTGTCTCCATTCACTAGCCGTTTTCTCGGTGAAACGCCTAAAGATCATACCCAAAATTTCCTCCCGTTCCCGATAGTTGTACGTACCTTGCGCAATCTTCTCCATTAACGTCGAGGATGCACCCCACGGTTCATTATTGGTAGCCTCCCTTACTTTGGCCTCCATTTCCGTGTAATTAAACACTACATTCTGCGCCTTTCTGAAGTACTTTTTAGCATCATAAAGGGATAGCTTCGTTATCGAATCTTCCAGCGACATTTTTACGTAGTTCTTCCACTAGCTTTATAAGGGATAAATTTCTCCAGCAACCAGTCACTATTTCTGCGATTACTCGGATCTCTACTCGCTATCTATCTCCGCTTTCTTGAAATGACTTTCCatatttcttgtttcatgtacttattatattttatatatgcTAAAGAAACTAAAGTTAAATTAATCTGTGTGATTTCGCCTATAATTACTGAATTTTTACCCTATTTCTTTGGATGGGTAAACAGTATAGGAGTAGGGAGGGAAGAAGAGGGAAGAAGAGTAGCTAAATAGTCGAAATGCGACTAACAGGTGGATTAAACTAAAGACTAATGATATTTATTGATTATTAATTGTTTGAAAGTCGATTGATTAGAGTattatagtatagtatttcgtaatattttttttccagtctTGTTCCGTGTTTTATGAGCCTGCAATAGAGTATCTAAGGGCCAGGACCAGGAGATCATGCTATACCCTGAGCTGCACGTTCCCATTTTGAAGTTTCTACCCATCCAGCATTTATGACCTTGACGACGTCCTGTAGATTcaagtttttcttcaagtgTGCATCTTCCATGACTAATCTTTTGTAGATGACACCGTACTTCTTCGGACTGATATCTGCAAACGATTCTCTGGCTTTCTTTGCACTCTCGAGGGTGTTCGAAGGCGTGACTGTGAGCCACAGCTTACGCCTTTTCTCCCATACCTCTGGTCCTCTTGAAAAGGTGTCGACACTGTCTGCCTTCTTCAGCTGATCCTCCTGCCGTAGCTTGGCGACTTCTTGCACTGGGTCGAACGACAAAAAGTCCTGCGAGTTCTCCTCACCTTCTCCGCTTGTCTCTACATTATTCTCGGTAGAAAACCCGTCTGCAAGCGTCTCTGAGTTACTGCTCAACCTATTGTCATGGTTGGcatcctcatcatctgCGTGCAGCAGGTTCCCGACACACTCAGGCTCCAGAAACATGTTGTTCACGGTGATCTGTTCGCACTCGGTATCGCTATCGTTCAAAGCCTCGTGTGCAACATTTTTCACCGTCCGCACAATCTTCCCCATAAAATTTTTGACCGACCGCTTCAAGCTCAGACTCCCCGAGCTTCCAGCACTCGCACTTGAACGCGACCTCAGCCTGGGCACAGGCGTCATAGAATCTCTCGACATTCTAAACTAAAGGCTAATAACTAAACTGAAGCAAACTGAGCTCTTGTCCTGTCTTGTGTCTTGTCTTGGCAACCAACAAGTCTTATCTGCtgtctctctttctttttggacGATCAGGGGTGTTACAATTTAATCAAAGAACACCAACAAACCACCTCTAAACTGATACTTCACTACCAACTCCTTATGTACTCGTCCTGTACACTCCTTGACAACCACACGCAGCTGCAAAAACGCCTTCTGTCCCTCTTTTCCCTTCTGTcctctcttctctttctctttcataTACTCTTAAATTTCAGGTTTTAAAACTAATTCTGATAAATTCGTTCTTCTTACTTGATGACAcaactaaaagaaaagtctGAAACGAAAAAAGTACAGATACGCACATACCAAACCCCGGACGGTATCAAGGGGAGTGAAGGAGTGTGGGTCGATGTGTGCAGCGTGTTCTGGCGTAATTCTTGcgctctttttttaattttggaTATAGCGTTCCTTCctcttgtcttgtcttgtcttggCCCTGtaatttatttatttagCCTTTCTGTCCGGGGGTTCTCTTGCCTACCATTGTAGATGCCTGGCCCTTGCAGCATGGTCGATGTTGTTCAAAGTGTCGTCCATTACCAGTATCTCTATGTGGAAAATGCCAAACGATAGGCCGTCATGCACTTGAGCAGACCATTCCCTTGACGTGATGTCGTACCTTGTAGTCGATGCGTACGACTGGAGCGGTGGGAGAAGCAAGATATCGACCTTGATTGCGAAGGGGATATCGCGCTCTGGAATGGCACCTTTCACGCTGTCCGGGTTCGAGAGATTTGCGGGAGTTCTCCTGCTGCCTGGTGGATGCTGCCCGCTCAGCACGCCGCAGTGCTGGAGCGCAAGGATGATATCTGAGTCGTCTGTGTAGATATCTGTGCCCCAAATTTCTCTATTCTGGTACCTGATGTTCTCCCCGCGCTCAACCTGGCGCAAGTACGTGTAATCGATCATGATTGTACAGATCGAGTTTATCTGGTCGTGCGATAGCCT
This genomic interval from Kluyveromyces marxianus DMKU3-1042 DNA, complete genome, chromosome 4 contains the following:
- the HMG1 gene encoding hydroxymethylglutaryl-CoA reductase (NADPH) HMG1, producing MPVLFKQFKHMAKPFAYVARFSAKHPIHVILVTLLFAATTYLSVIEYYFNGWTIENKTVSYHGSNSANSLKHDSLHFHYTPKDSQWSALSEEDFEKMKYQSTPLAHYYLLGFEFHSDNESLVLPEIEGNVYEEGSIKYLLTDEPVISKTLKSKDDTTWTLRAHRHKLLDVKAGVLALYKELEERINSAEPFDIFIVGSAYVAMVYTLISLFLDMRVTGSKFWIALAAIINSGSAFFMALYTSQKIYHRPVTALSLIEGLPFVIVVVGFKDKIKLAKYVVDQFKRFDVSQKVTTYQVVYDAMIQEGGRLVQDHLLCVIAFGGCSIYASSLSALSNFCFFCGLLLAYDLILTSSFFAAVLALKLEISIIHKATTIKQTLEEDGVVPSTAGIISKSETLKKNRVLKSSSSLLVGKLLFVTGFIGFNLYNFGTRWTYETFSSLYSKSHTNELPAFVTSIIAKENSEAVVSLVPPQFYEPAKTYFQVEDGVLSLIRYISVAIRDRFVSKVLIFALIMSASINVYLLNAARIHTELTANDIQKKRAAKLVPKPYSNHNEKQSPSSSASNETKVETVTERMPVVASIQHEIDTESDSDNGSSEVRPVEELVDVLKSGDVKSLSNREVVSLVVANKLPLYALEKQLGDTTRAVVVRRKALAILADAPVLATERLPYKNYDYNRVFGACCENVIGYMPLPVGVIGPLMIDGVYYHIPMATTEGCLVASAMRGCKAINSGGGVTTVLTKDGMTRGPCVRFPSLKRAGACKIWLDSEEGQNKIKKAFNSTSRFARLQHVQTALAGDLLFIRFRTTTGDAMGMNMISKGVEFSLHQMVEEYGWKDMEIVSVSGNYCMDKKPAAINWIEGRGKSVVAEANIPGDVVRKVLKSDVKALVDLNISKNLIGSAMAGSIGGFNAHASNLVTAVYLALGQDPAQNVESSNCMTLMKEVDGDLRISVSMPSIEVGTIGGGTILEPQSAMLDLLGVRGPHPTEPGKNARQLAKIVASAVMAGELSLCSALAAGHLVQSHMVHNRAKQPVATGAGAPVSGPGPVSTPAIATNGKELSAEQLKTLKEGSVICIKS
- the BET5 gene encoding TRAPP subunit BET5 encodes the protein MIYSLWIFDRHCNCIFDKEYTLNHSTPIVNSKTQQSRGKLIYGMIHSLRSMSVKMAPGNTLRTISTGKYRIHALFTASNLWIVIFSDLTHHELHERLDKIYELYLKYVVHNMLKPIDFKKAEEDGETAKITNTSFIKAVDQVLCL
- the ENT3 gene encoding Ent3p; its protein translation is MSLEDSITKLSLYDAKKYFRKAQNVVFNYTEMEAKVREATNNEPWGASSTLMEKIAQGTYNYREREEILGMIFRRFTEKTASEWRQIYKALQLLEYLIKHGSERFIDDVRNNLNLVKMLESFHYIDSQGRDQGINVRNRASQLVKLLESDEMIRQERKKARETMKKYKGVAGGIVPGMGANVNSRAGYTRSTNQGISVSADFDSDDDDGYQKPQPYGLDNGNSKSSYNPNEEYEPRQSEGSSDLLDIQENEGAKNKKQDQQTNSQAAAAAADIDDDDDEDFAEFQSATPSAPVSNRLDDLVFSNDNSFATPSHPHAPATAVTPAIAEAAKASDPFGSLFSSAKKEPFKTTVTASTTGKTETASNPVAHSDDADLFGDLQPAPNSQKSNGNHQQPATQNHSEEIDLLSF
- the WAR1 gene encoding War1p (intron) codes for the protein MAEVRQQSLPQTQQQPCASSPASDSTASTCGGGGGSGSGTSFAQMSLVDQQRHHPQVFLLGISADDPRHFKPMSKERKADGKTKRNTFACITCHSMKQKCNPGNPNDIYRHPCVRCAKLNKLCQFDLSKRRRKKKKKKRLENDGDDVSGIRADPGASNMKLASDGAPVIARTTTDVGTKDIAEKDADHHSPGSVLSPQQHNGPGAASAAAAAAAAAVSLVGSISAPLPFHGAQQNYHHQTATAGSDSMAGGFVHGYPHTRHNAYANMDAHKTPGMDHSLKMKQVFGAHSSTLNGQLSAPAGWQFASPVINQRQRLLPKPWLEADLKRLEHNSANNGNNNTTNNHNHNHNHNNSHVQAHNQFQHNIDVPHNSIHHRDSNSNAPITLGQHFSTTNHALGADQYHNSQIQNRYNNTLSPVSTGNGINVHPDINNLPKDQTLKFISPTIPSIHDYMGENGENKSLAQDLRNASPVDLKSPALPLKSSQINDYELEITNLLSWQKGALELISEKLSSQAAAWDDIVQTSSSVPLYTDPLALGLISEQDALYHLKLYRETMSKKFHLPLVKIPDDVTIDQLRKNQPILFSTILSVVSLIIPASHKSKCDRLKLDNFALSLICHHGMRLGSKRPELIRSLLVLCLWYNFSEWNNQTRYHFFNYICCSAIREFDLNGNSRLMGMMDSSQQVPVSDKREPEHDDDFYRMVLVIYVSGLNISIFLRQPIQLRWSPKFDSFCEGLLKGQYPSKVYGFDSDQIFVVFSRINYCLELIHTHIQLTSGLMENTYITFDTEKFIDKMKITLDGLAPQIAPDRHRMWTFFHSVYVYLYESILIEFFQSRTMEDKFEMTEIPKDVEDAFIKCTERCLITFQHFFELTPHLIASMPLFHVTRIIYVLGVLLLKVRFGVMTISAIHHLKPMTDSCGDIVRKMCELLEETSALYPHNTFVVKLRYMCALFSQTYATNLRKYLERQNRNSDIERNNLFQSGDVSSFFVDSMILENSINSLNEQFWTDMLTNLL